The genomic region TCAAGATGCTCAATTTTGAACTCTGGAGTTCTGAACTATTGCAGATGCTCAATTTTCAACCGTGAACTTGCCAAGCTTCACATAACCCCCGAGATCATATTTCAGATAGTTTTGAGCTGAGTCGGATGGCATGTGGCTGACAACTGCATTTATCATCTATAAAATCTAAGTAGATTGATGATCAGCAGTGGATGATGTACCATTACTAGATCGTTCATACCCTGTCATTACACATACCGACAAAGTTTCATGGCAAATTTCATCCATTTTCTACTTTGACTTTGGTAACTAAAATAGGACTAGAGGACAATAACATGTGCGGTACTGCTGCCCGACCTCTCCTTATATAGTTGGAATATATTTGGTATTTACATGGTTCCCATGGAAATCCCTTTGGTGGGATATCTATGTGATAACCTGATGATAAATTTCTTGCAAATGCTTTAGGGCTAGTGATTCCCACCGGACGTCCATTTGGTATTCTAATTACTAATAAGAGAGCTCTACTAATAATTTGAGCTGATGAGAAAATGTTTAACGTGTGCTAGCTTAGCTGGTGATCGTCGCGAGATTTTCTTATATTGCTTTCCTGTGGCGCAGTTGATGGATTGGTAACATGTGAGCAATGGACCTGGAACACTGGTGGCACACTTGAGGAGTTGAAGAGTATGTTGCTGCGTAACCGTGTTGCTGGACAGAGCAGCAGTGGTTTCATAGATTGGCCTTATCCTTTTGTGGAGGGTGAATTGTTTGCTCTAACAATAAGCTCCGGTTTGGAAGGTTACCATGTTCAAGTTGATGGGAGGCATGTCGCGTCTTTTCCTTATCGCATTGTAAGTACTGTTTCCTTCTGCAATTGTCCTACAATGTGTGCTTCTATCCTTCCTAGCTGGAATCCGTGCACATCTTTGCTGTGGTTAGGATGTAGATTAGCATTTCAACTGAAAATGTGGTTAGGACGTAGATCAGCTCCTCCCCACTGTTTTTTTGGCAAGATTTGCTGATGCGCCAATTCATTGATTACATTTGTTCTTTCAAGGGCTTTGATCTCGAGGATGTCGCTACCGTGCAAGCAAATGGTGATATCGAGGTTGAATCAATGTTTGCTGGTACATTACCCGCGGTCCATCCTAACATTATGGAAAGAAATCTGGAGTTGCTGGCCGAACTGAAAGCCCCTCCTCCTGAAGAACCTGTGGAGCTGTTCATAGGCATTCTTTCAGCAGGAAGCCACTTCACCGAGCGCATGGCTGTGAGGAGATCATGGATGTCTGCAGTACGAAATTCATCCAGTACTATGGCTCGGTTTTTTGTCGCCTTGGTAATCTATTGTCCTGCCATTTAGTTCCGGTAGTTTTCTTTCCTTCTTCCCATGAAAAGATATATAACAAAACCATGTTTCAGGGCAGAATGGAAGAAGGGAAGTTAATGAAGATTTGAAGAAAGAAGCGGATTTCTTCGGGGACATTATCATTGTGCCCTTTGTGGATAGCTACGACCTGGTTGTTCTTAAGACTGTTGCCATCTGCGAGTATGCGGTATGTAGCATAAGGAGTGGATTTAACATAGTCACACTGAATTTAAATTACCTTTCAGACAGTTCTTATGCAATCTCAATGTTCTTTTTATTTATATATATTCTTTGTCCTTGAAGGCTCGTGTTGTTTCTGCGAAGTACGTCATGAAGTGCGATGATGATACATTCGTTAGACTTGATTCAGTTATGGCTGAAATAAAAAAAGTCCCAGATGGTAAAAGCTTCTATATGGGGAACATGAACTACTACCACAGACCACTCCGAGAAGGAAAATGGGCCGTCTCATATGAGGTGAAGTGATCTACTAAAAAAAAACCTCCTATTTTTGCAAATGTTATCTTGAAATTATGCAGATTGACTCTCAGGCTACTTGCATATCTTTTACTCAAGTGATCAAAAGTAATTAAATGCCCCCGTGACAACATTCATAACTGACGTAGAAAGACAAACCAGTACATAGGAGCTGCATTAAATTTCATCAGAAAGAAGATACCAAACCAGTGTTGTACAAACTTTTTGTCGACTGAGTCAATTTCAGACGTTTACTGCTCATGAACAGCATGTTTTTGTGTCACCACTCATCAGTCCTATTACAGTTCCTGGAATTAGCAAAACAGACAGCGTGTTCATGTTCTTGATGCGCCAAATAATAGTACATGAGAACCACATAAACGACTGGTATGCGCTGCCCACATGAATATGGTATTGTCTCATGTAATCATGCTGGCTAACTACATTCGTCGTTAGTGCAATCATTGGTGCACCATTATTGACTTCCGTCCTGTGCTGCCGTGCTGACCTCTTTGGTAACATTCTGCGCTAAATTTCCAGGAGTGGCCCAGGGACACGTACCCGACTTACGCGGACGGCGCTGGCTACATTGTTTCTTCCgacatcgcgggcttcgtcgcgTCGGAGATGGAGAAGGGCCGGCTGAATGTAAGCTCTCTGCGCCCACCCAACACCTTTCTTCCTCTCTGTTTTCATTGCGTATCAAGTGGCACTGGGAATTGGGATCCCATGTAGTGACTGCATTCCACATTCCACATTCCACACAAGCACTCAAGAGCCAGGCACCATCTGGCTGGCCTGGTTTAAAGTTTGGGTGAATGATGCCGATTCTGATCGAAAATCGGGGGAAACGGCACGGGCCCAATCATGCGTGGGCTGAAAAGATGGCCCAtgccacaccacaccacaccacaccagaAAAGCCAAAAGTTGTATCCGTTCATCAATCATCAATACATAGTACATCACCTTGTATTAACAAACGAATGATTGCGTTCTGCTTTGGCCATGGCAGCTGTTCAAGATGGAGGACGTGAGCGTGGGCATGTGGGTGGGGCAGCTCGACGCCGGCGGCGTGGAGTACGTCCACGGCGCGCGGTTCTGCCAGGCGGGCTGCGCCGACGACTACCTCACGGCGCACTACCAGTCGCCGGGGCAGATGCTGTGCCTCTGGGAGAACCTACGGCAAGGCAGGCCGCAGTGCTGCAACGCCAGATGACACGACACACAGCTCTCACTACCGTGGGAGGGACGATCCAAGCTCATTTTTCAGGGGAGGTTGGGTATGATGAGCTGAGCAGCAGCCCTAGCAGTGGAACCTGACAAGTTTAAGTTAATTACACTCACTTGCACCACCTCACCTCACATGTAATGCACATAACCAGCCAGGTAGTGGTACAAACATTAGTTACCCATATATACTTACCAAATCATTATAGTTATACATGTTATTATAAACTACTAGCCGGCTCTCCATTgctgtcatcatcatcatgatcatcgaCGACGACTGCACGTGATGGGTGTCTTTGTTTTCTCCTCCATGTCCCTTTCCCTGTGACTGTGAGTGGCGACCAACGCCTCCCTGAGTGGCCGAGTCCACAAGTAGCGCTGATCATATTTTGGCGCCAAGCCCATAACATGGTGGTAAATTTAACTCAGAATGTCTGTCTGTCTGTAAATTTAATTAGGGATGCAGCCATGATCGGTCGACATGTGCTTGTGGGGCAGCGGCAACATGCTGCGCCGTGTGGTGGCGGCAGGAGGGAGTAGCACGCCggggcagaaatcacatatttgacctgagggcCAAATCAAATCATAAACTGACCTTGTTCCGAAAAAATTTCACTTTGCTGATCCTTTCGTGTGGCGCCACACACTACTATGCAGCGCCTCTCTCTTGGGCGTCGCACCTcatgccagcgtggcagccctggtccagttgcggccccacagacagcactgcagcgcctcagacttaggcgccacacttgtaatgtgcagcgcctagctcttgggcgctgcacagtctgtgttccacttaggctggccccaccctctctcccatcccaccccacacaccccaccCCACACAAACCCTTAGCCTtgcgcccctcctctcttcccctctcccccccctctcaaatccttctcaaatcttgcaaatccgaagtatttgaccgtggatttcgaagccaacccctcccttaaggtaatctccttcgatcccctcgttttcatccataggaattgtcacatttgctcaaatattgctactttggggaaaccctagttttggcttggatttgcaaatttgtattgaatcatgttatgtttctttgctaatttgggttggttaggctttcatagtatgctagggttagggttatgtgtgtttgatgttggtgttagggttatgctatggttagggttgtggttattgttaagtgggggttagggttattaattcatatatatgttatggcatatgtattttgtgcaaatattttttgttaagtacttacttgatatatgtgtgtttttattattgtagggatggggagaacatgtgtttatgttcatcatgtggataaagaggcctttttgaaaggcaatgttgagccggacccggatgagcttgacatggtgtttgagagtagtccaagctatgcggagctcttggaccaagtgaggaaggatttgaattggatggacccaagtgacgttgttgagttcgagggaaggcataatgttggttttggaatgcacatccgttggaagacaatgcgtgtgaactccgagcaacgttgggttgcatacaaggagacggttgccgaatctctagacaaggctcttgagttatttgcctccaagaaggttgagtctactttgaatttggacttgaaccggaacccctccccgttggttgctagcactccaccacccatgaaccaagatcaaatgagtgaacctcatttcacgcaacaagattggccaacattgagcccgactccaaacaaccaaaatgaaggttttgaagaggagaatgatgagtacgaggaggatgacaacgaagttgatctccatgacaacaatgtgggtgatctcgaccaatatcatgtgcaagagacaatggaccaatccatccctttttcccgtgcatatgcatcggactcggatgacgatggtcccgatgaagaagttgatgaggaggggttcacaccgaaggaggcccaagcattcaagaaggtattcgggcgggatcacaagacaccattgttcaaggatcttagtctcgcggatgaagccgttgtggatggtggcaaatgcatatctcttggagctaggccaagttctcaccgtgatttggaagacggcaagaacgggatatatcccggttgtgagtttcaatccttcttggaattgaagatgtggctcgacaactactcggttacgcattatcgtccacataaagtggccaactcggacgtcaatgtgcgttacacggtcaaatgtgaagtgccaagttgtccatggattgtgcgtgcaaggccatggaaaggaggtcccacttggcgcatagtgagttgtctaccaaatcacatgtgccggcacaagaatgcggatggcaagcttgtgtaccaacaacacagacaactcacgtccgagttcatcgcttataggctttccaaccaaatatccacacttccaacaatgagcatcaagagtgtcattgaccttgtgaaagccatctttcattacaaggtgaagtacggcaaggcatggaaggcaaagcaagccgcattcaagatgttgtatggcaattgggaggaagcatacaaccgactccctaggttgttgttagctatggccaccacaaacccaggcatggttcacgtggttgagcctcatgggcaccaaacattgattcacaacgggaggaccgtccgagtatttggccgtgcattttgggcctttgagcaatgcatgagggcttttgagcattgtcggcccgtcatcgccattgatggcacgttcttgaccggacaatacaagggcactttattggttgcaatagcaagtgatgccaataaccgggtgttgcctttggctttcgctttggttgaggtggagaacaatgataactgggagtggttc from Triticum aestivum cultivar Chinese Spring chromosome 4A, IWGSC CS RefSeq v2.1, whole genome shotgun sequence harbors:
- the LOC123087224 gene encoding hydroxyproline O-galactosyltransferase GALT5; the encoded protein is MRRPRRPAAGLRPLLLLLPVAALLYAAALSLRYPGRPLGPTTVSVALTAAEATHAERTRQRLPSPLLRLDVSRIDVRALDAAAPLHAAAARAFREGARLLRDALSAPASSSAATPSPSPAPPRCPPSVARAGDAPRALALPCGLALGSHVTVVGRPRRVPGGGLAQFAVELRGAGDGDAATTILHLNPRLRGDWSGRPVVELNTRFRGQWGPALRCEGWRRSDEDTVDGLVTCEQWTWNTGGTLEELKSMLLRNRVAGQSSSGFIDWPYPFVEGELFALTISSGLEGYHVQVDGRHVASFPYRIGFDLEDVATVQANGDIEVESMFAGTLPAVHPNIMERNLELLAELKAPPPEEPVELFIGILSAGSHFTERMAVRRSWMSAVRNSSSTMARFFVALNGRREVNEDLKKEADFFGDIIIVPFVDSYDLVVLKTVAICEYAARVVSAKYVMKCDDDTFVRLDSVMAEIKKVPDGKSFYMGNMNYYHRPLREGKWAVSYEEWPRDTYPTYADGAGYIVSSDIAGFVASEMEKGRLNLFKMEDVSVGMWVGQLDAGGVEYVHGARFCQAGCADDYLTAHYQSPGQMLCLWENLRQGRPQCCNAR